Proteins from a genomic interval of Bdellovibrio sp. GT3:
- a CDS encoding LysR family transcriptional regulator, which yields MDLNEIAIFVKVVQTGSFSAAAKQLEMPNSTVSLKISSLEQRLGVTLIHRTTRKLQITPAGQLFFDRCQLGISELKAAEDEVSQGQGEAQGLLKVTAPAIIGSSVLKEAIAEFRNRHPKIQLELVLTDRRVDLISEGVDLAIRAGDLKDSTLIAKKLGISYFAPFASPAYLKKNGTPQHPKDLRAHQCLQFTPLGKDHWELINDNRTKVTVKLMGNLIIDDLNLIKDLSLAGEGIALLPTFLCGNETSQKKLVRILPAWRSDQRPVSFVYPPQRFSQPRLEAFIKCTSDLIKERLRALEL from the coding sequence ATGGACCTGAATGAAATCGCAATTTTTGTAAAAGTCGTGCAAACCGGCAGCTTTTCTGCTGCCGCCAAACAATTGGAGATGCCGAACTCCACTGTCAGCCTGAAAATCTCCTCCTTGGAACAGCGTCTGGGAGTGACACTTATCCATCGCACCACCAGAAAATTGCAAATCACTCCAGCCGGTCAATTGTTCTTCGATCGCTGCCAGTTGGGAATCAGCGAACTCAAAGCCGCGGAGGATGAAGTCAGTCAGGGACAGGGCGAAGCTCAGGGACTATTGAAAGTCACCGCTCCGGCCATCATCGGCTCCAGTGTTTTAAAAGAAGCCATCGCTGAATTTCGCAATCGCCATCCAAAAATTCAGCTGGAATTGGTATTGACGGATCGCCGGGTGGATTTGATTTCGGAAGGCGTTGATCTGGCAATTCGTGCGGGAGACCTTAAAGATTCAACTCTTATCGCAAAAAAACTGGGGATCAGCTATTTTGCTCCATTCGCCAGCCCCGCTTACCTCAAGAAAAATGGAACACCTCAACACCCCAAAGACTTGCGCGCTCATCAGTGCCTGCAGTTCACACCGCTCGGCAAAGATCACTGGGAGCTTATTAATGACAATCGTACCAAGGTCACCGTTAAACTGATGGGAAATTTGATCATCGACGACCTTAATCTTATTAAAGATCTGTCTCTTGCCGGAGAGGGTATTGCTCTTCTTCCGACATTCCTGTGCGGAAACGAAACCAGCCAAAAGAAGTTGGTGCGTATTCTTCCGGCATGGCGCTCTGATCAACGCCCGGTCAGTTTTGTTTATCCTCCGCAAAGATTCAGCCAGCCCCGACTGGAGGCGTTTATCAAATGCACCTCTGACTTGATCAAAGAACGACTGCGCGCTTTGGAGCTTTAA
- a CDS encoding pirin family protein, protein MKKLLFSQQSNSRHWVGDGFPVRSIFSYNDIAREMTPFLLMDYAGPAVFPPSEHRRGVGEHPHRGFETVTIVYEGEVEHRDSAGGGGIIKPGNVQWMTAASGLVHEEFHGVDFAKKGGTFEMVQLWVNLPAKDKMSQPRYQGLMNAEIPQVTLPDGAGKLRVIAGDYQGARGPAKTFTPINLWDIRLQAGHKVALNPPVGHTTAVFVLSGDVTLGSGERLQEAELAVLDREGSDFTLTAGTDAKILFLGGEPIKERVVGYGPFVMNSEAEIRQAFMDFQDGKMGKIGNIEGSR, encoded by the coding sequence ATGAAAAAACTCTTATTCTCTCAACAAAGTAATTCACGTCATTGGGTCGGCGATGGTTTTCCAGTCCGCTCGATATTCTCCTACAATGATATTGCCCGGGAAATGACGCCATTTCTTTTGATGGACTACGCTGGTCCCGCTGTTTTTCCTCCTTCTGAACATCGTCGTGGTGTGGGAGAGCATCCCCACCGTGGCTTTGAAACTGTCACTATCGTGTACGAAGGCGAAGTTGAACACCGTGATTCCGCAGGCGGCGGCGGCATTATCAAGCCTGGCAATGTGCAGTGGATGACTGCTGCCTCGGGGTTGGTGCATGAAGAATTTCACGGGGTCGATTTTGCAAAAAAAGGCGGTACCTTTGAAATGGTGCAACTGTGGGTGAATCTTCCTGCCAAAGACAAAATGTCTCAACCAAGATATCAGGGCTTGATGAATGCGGAAATTCCACAAGTCACGCTGCCCGATGGTGCAGGCAAGCTTCGCGTGATCGCAGGTGACTATCAAGGTGCCCGGGGTCCAGCGAAAACCTTTACGCCAATCAACCTGTGGGACATTCGCCTGCAAGCTGGTCACAAGGTGGCATTGAATCCACCCGTGGGCCACACGACCGCTGTCTTCGTACTTAGTGGTGATGTCACTCTGGGTTCTGGCGAACGACTGCAGGAGGCAGAACTCGCTGTGTTGGATCGTGAAGGCTCCGACTTTACACTGACGGCTGGCACTGATGCGAAAATTCTATTCTTAGGTGGCGAACCGATCAAAGAACGAGTTGTCGGGTACGGCCCGTTTGTCATGAACTCGGAAGCTGAAATCCGACAGGCCTTTATGGATTTCCAAGATGGCAAAATGGGCAAAATTGGAAATATTGAAGGTTCCCGCTAA
- a CDS encoding PAS domain-containing protein, which yields MKRPTPVNAESPFGFDEFFFSTTDKRGVIRYGNDVFVRVSEYPKESMVGAPHSLIRHPDMPRAVFKEFWEFLKADKPVGAYVKNLAGDGHYYWVYAFAFPIQDGYLSVRFKPSSEIFGVVQNLYNDVLHYESQDHSLEESHAYLLEKIAELGFADYESFMVKAVLEELKSRATHLQISEMKFEVKEAEQIAEVTKATTHKLEEVFEKLRGFQGNSQNLEEAIKSLDEGFQQLKFISLNMKIAAAKFGDLAASLGVVSHEFSVLSGTIEKHLGGLAGFVDELAGVVKKCVLRVAALNVQMLMVDFFVRESIAKLGSSDNAFEEMLQNQKAFSDLFGQYSKNLQSEFSELQAGIAVIESAMQEIAKFVTGLEVVRQIGAIESSRTAEIKSIFANYLSSMDNFILLLRKCTGEIKRGVESLSSNSDFIVTSIRGISGNVDKIFDQAASMESREAS from the coding sequence ATGAAACGTCCAACACCTGTAAATGCTGAAAGTCCCTTTGGATTTGACGAGTTCTTTTTCTCCACGACAGATAAACGTGGCGTTATTCGTTATGGCAATGATGTCTTTGTTCGAGTCAGTGAATATCCCAAAGAGAGTATGGTCGGGGCGCCTCATAGTTTAATTCGTCATCCTGATATGCCACGGGCTGTTTTCAAAGAGTTCTGGGAATTCCTAAAAGCTGATAAACCAGTAGGAGCCTACGTTAAGAATTTGGCGGGCGATGGGCATTACTATTGGGTGTATGCTTTTGCCTTTCCAATTCAGGATGGCTACTTGTCAGTTCGCTTTAAACCTTCTTCGGAAATTTTCGGAGTTGTTCAGAATCTTTATAACGATGTTTTGCATTATGAAAGTCAGGATCACAGCCTGGAGGAATCTCATGCGTATTTGCTGGAGAAGATCGCTGAGTTGGGATTCGCTGACTATGAAAGCTTTATGGTCAAAGCGGTGCTTGAGGAATTGAAGTCCCGCGCAACTCATTTGCAAATTTCGGAAATGAAGTTTGAGGTCAAGGAAGCGGAGCAAATCGCTGAAGTGACAAAGGCGACAACTCACAAGTTGGAAGAGGTTTTCGAGAAACTAAGGGGCTTTCAGGGCAACAGTCAGAATTTGGAAGAAGCCATTAAAAGCCTTGACGAGGGATTTCAGCAGCTGAAATTTATTTCTCTTAATATGAAAATTGCCGCAGCTAAATTCGGTGATTTGGCAGCCAGTTTGGGCGTTGTCTCTCACGAGTTCTCCGTTTTGTCCGGCACCATTGAAAAGCATCTGGGTGGACTAGCGGGATTCGTCGATGAACTGGCCGGCGTGGTTAAGAAGTGTGTGCTGCGGGTCGCAGCCTTAAATGTGCAGATGCTGATGGTGGATTTTTTCGTTCGCGAATCCATTGCCAAGCTGGGCTCGTCTGACAATGCTTTTGAAGAGATGTTGCAGAATCAAAAAGCGTTCTCGGATTTGTTTGGTCAATATTCGAAGAATCTGCAAAGTGAGTTTTCTGAACTTCAAGCCGGTATCGCGGTAATTGAATCGGCAATGCAGGAAATTGCCAAATTCGTGACAGGGCTGGAAGTGGTTCGTCAAATCGGTGCGATCGAATCCTCCAGAACAGCGGAAATCAAATCTATTTTTGCGAACTATCTGTCTTCAATGGACAACTTTATTTTACTGCTGCGCAAATGCACTGGAGAGATCAAGCGGGGAGTTGAGTCATTAAGTTCAAACTCGGACTTTATCGTGACTTCAATTCGCGGTATTTCCGGCAATGTCGATAAGATTTTTGACCAAGCGGCTTCCATGGAAAGCCGCGAAGCGAGTTAA
- a CDS encoding adenylosuccinate synthase, with the protein MSGIVVVGAQWGDEGKGKLVDVFAEKADMVVRYQGGANAGHTLVVNGKKTVLHLVPSGVLRPETTCVITSGVVIDVFAIREEIKYLIDGGLLANPKQLLISDTATIILPYHKAIDAAREAALAGGKIGTTGKGIGPAYEDRASRRAILFGDLFNPESLKEKLELALREKNFLLENYYKGQTFKLETILADLKSVADDLAPYRAKDTSLFISKALKASKRVMFEGAQGTMLDILHGTYPFVTSSSTLSANACVSAGIGPTNIQKVIGVFKAYTTRVGSGPFPTELHDEVGQKIQADGHEFGATTGRARRCGWLDLVALKYAIRVNGITNLAMMKIDVLSGHDRIGVCTAYKINGETVTELPTSPYELEKVEPVIEWMTGWKEDLTKVKTLSDLPRPTTNFIDYVGSQLGTPIDVISVGPGREQTLWVKPLFNN; encoded by the coding sequence ATGTCAGGGATTGTGGTTGTTGGCGCTCAATGGGGTGACGAAGGTAAAGGCAAACTTGTCGACGTGTTTGCAGAAAAAGCAGACATGGTTGTGCGCTATCAAGGCGGAGCCAATGCAGGTCACACCTTGGTGGTTAACGGCAAAAAGACTGTTTTGCACTTGGTACCCAGTGGAGTTCTTAGACCTGAAACAACATGTGTGATCACCTCTGGCGTGGTTATTGACGTCTTCGCTATCCGTGAAGAAATCAAATACCTGATCGATGGCGGTCTTCTTGCAAATCCAAAACAACTTTTGATCTCCGATACAGCGACCATTATTCTGCCTTACCACAAAGCCATCGATGCAGCCCGTGAAGCGGCCCTTGCTGGTGGAAAAATCGGTACAACTGGCAAAGGCATCGGCCCAGCATACGAGGATCGCGCTTCCCGTCGCGCCATCCTTTTCGGCGATCTGTTCAATCCTGAATCTTTGAAGGAAAAGCTGGAGCTTGCATTGCGCGAGAAAAATTTCCTGCTTGAAAACTACTACAAAGGACAAACTTTCAAACTGGAAACAATACTGGCGGATCTTAAATCTGTGGCTGATGATCTGGCTCCTTACCGCGCCAAAGATACTTCGCTTTTCATCTCGAAGGCATTGAAGGCCAGCAAGCGTGTTATGTTTGAAGGTGCACAAGGCACCATGTTGGATATCCTTCATGGAACTTATCCCTTCGTTACCAGCTCCTCGACATTGTCTGCGAATGCTTGTGTGAGTGCCGGCATCGGACCTACAAATATTCAAAAAGTCATCGGTGTCTTTAAAGCCTATACAACTCGCGTGGGCTCAGGTCCGTTCCCAACTGAATTGCACGATGAAGTCGGTCAAAAAATTCAGGCTGATGGTCACGAGTTCGGCGCAACAACGGGTCGCGCCCGCCGCTGTGGCTGGTTGGATCTGGTGGCATTGAAGTATGCGATTCGCGTGAATGGCATCACCAATCTTGCGATGATGAAAATCGACGTCTTGTCGGGCCATGATCGCATCGGTGTTTGCACAGCTTATAAAATCAACGGTGAAACCGTAACCGAACTTCCAACTTCACCGTACGAACTTGAAAAAGTGGAACCGGTGATCGAGTGGATGACCGGCTGGAAAGAGGATCTGACGAAAGTAAAAACACTTTCCGACCTGCCTCGTCCAACGACGAACTTCATTGATTATGTAGGTTCGCAACTGGGCACTCCGATCGACGTGATCTCTGTGGGTCCAGGTCGGGAGCAGACTTTATGGGTGAAACCCCTGTTCAACAACTAG
- a CDS encoding D-2-hydroxyacid dehydrogenase, giving the protein MKKKILITDRFAQDSFLYLQQNENFEVVRSDSHIHLPLEHLVSAHALIIRSRTAINEELLQKARQLQLIITCTSGFDHIDLAATEKWGITVMHTPTANIQSAAQLTWGLVLACVNNIMPAHKMVKSGEWKRDQITGIELSGRTYGIIGLGRIGSRVAEFAQTFGMNVVAYDPYADDHNFERLNIPRLSYEEVLKSADVLSFHVPKTLETEHMLDRSHFEYIHRGIILVNTSRGSVINENDLCEALGNGWLRSVGLDVFEKEPLPRTSNLLQYQNVILTPHIGANTEDAFFKASQIAANKLMAFFVDGSTSDTLPPRAPWYGATPFDK; this is encoded by the coding sequence ATGAAAAAGAAAATCCTGATCACCGACCGCTTTGCCCAGGACAGTTTTTTATACTTACAGCAAAACGAAAACTTTGAAGTGGTTCGCAGCGACAGCCATATCCATCTGCCGCTGGAACACCTGGTCAGTGCGCATGCTCTAATCATCCGCAGCCGGACTGCTATCAACGAAGAGCTTTTACAAAAGGCCCGCCAACTGCAGCTGATCATCACCTGCACCAGTGGCTTTGATCACATTGATCTTGCGGCGACTGAAAAATGGGGTATCACGGTGATGCATACTCCGACTGCGAATATTCAATCGGCAGCGCAACTAACCTGGGGGCTAGTGCTGGCTTGCGTGAATAACATCATGCCGGCTCACAAAATGGTTAAATCCGGCGAATGGAAGCGTGATCAAATCACAGGCATTGAGCTTTCTGGCAGAACCTATGGAATCATCGGACTGGGTCGCATTGGCTCCCGCGTTGCCGAATTTGCTCAAACTTTCGGCATGAATGTCGTTGCCTACGACCCTTATGCGGATGACCATAACTTTGAGCGTCTCAACATCCCCCGTTTGAGCTATGAGGAAGTTTTGAAGTCAGCAGATGTTCTAAGCTTTCACGTGCCAAAAACACTCGAAACTGAGCACATGCTGGATCGTTCACATTTTGAATACATTCACCGTGGAATCATCCTGGTAAATACCTCGCGGGGATCAGTCATCAATGAAAATGACCTCTGCGAGGCTTTAGGAAACGGCTGGCTGCGTTCTGTCGGTTTGGATGTCTTTGAAAAGGAGCCTCTGCCGCGCACCTCCAACCTCCTGCAATATCAAAATGTGATTCTGACTCCTCACATTGGTGCAAACACGGAAGACGCCTTCTTCAAAGCGAGCCAAATCGCCGCCAATAAGCTCATGGCGTTTTTTGTGGACGGCAGCACGTCAGACACACTCCCCCCAAGGGCGCCTTGGTATGGGGCCACACCTTTTGACAAATAG